The genomic window AACGGAACCACGTCGGATCTGTTGGCGCGGATGATCCAGGACGTCGACCTCTCGGGTAACTCATACATCGTTCGGACAGGCGATAGGTTGGCTCGGCTGCGGCCGGATTGGGTGTCGATCCTGCTGGGATCCCAGACGGATCGTGAGTCGTGGGTTGCCGGCGACCCTGACACCGAGGTCATTGGTTACATCTACAAGCCGGGTGGTCTGAGGTCGGGGGAGAAGGAGATGTTGTTCCACCCGGAGCGGGTCGCGCATTTCGCACCGATCCCGGATCCGATGGCGAACTACCGCGGCATGTCTTGGCTGACGCCGCTGATCCGTGAGATCCAAGCCGACCAGGCAATGAACGCACACCGGCTGAAGTATTTCGAGCAGGGCGCAACCGTGAACCTGGTGTTGCGACCGCCACCCGAGCCGCAGCTGAACCAAGACCAGTTCATGGAGTGGGTCAACATCATCCGCTCCGGCCACG from Gemmatimonadota bacterium includes these protein-coding regions:
- a CDS encoding phage portal protein, producing MTNLVRRIASRGALEEQRSNALAFQQWVDMINYNNVMYPVGYNQTLVGDREDVRGDFTGLIAGAFQANGIVFACMYTRMLHFSQMRFQFRQMRSGKPGALFGTPALQMLETPWPNGTTSDLLARMIQDVDLSGNSYIVRTGDRLARLRPDWVSILLGSQTDRESWVAGDPDTEVIGYIYKPGGLRSGEKEMLFHPERVAHFAPIPDPMANYRGMSWLTPLIREIQADQAMNAHRLKYFEQGATVNLVLRPPPEPQLNQDQFMEWVNIIRSGH